GACTCGGGCCCGAGCCAGGACTGGCTCTCGTTCGTGCAGAGCCCCCGGGCGCGCAACAAGATCCGCCAGTGGTTCACGAAGGAACGCCGCGACGAAGCGATCGAACAGGGTCGGGACTCGATTGCCCGTGCGATGCGCAAGCAGAACCTCCCCCTGCAGAAACTGATGAGCCAGGACTCGTTCACCGAGGTCGCCTCCCAGCTGAGCTACAACAACGTCGAAGCGCTGTACGCGGCCATCGGCGAGGGGCACGTCTCCACGCAGTCGGTCATCGAGAAGGTGCTGCAGTCGCTTCAGACAGAGGTCGAGAGCGACGACAGCGAGATCGACGTCGGCGTCGGACGACGACCGCGATCGACGCACAGCGAGTCCGGTGTGCTCGTGCGCGGCGCTCCCGACATCCTTGTGAAGCTCGCGAAGTGCTGCACCCCCGTGCCGGGCGACGAGATCGTGGGCTTCGTCACCCGCGGCGCCGGAGTCTCGGTTCACCAGTCCGACTGCCACAACGTGAAGTCGCTGCTGATGGAGCCCGAGCGGATGATCGAGGTCGACTGGGCACCCTCCTCGAAGAGTGTCTTCCTGGTTCAGATCCAGGTCGAGGCTCTCGATCGTTCGGGCCTGCTCTCCGACGTCACCCGCGTTCTGTCGGAGCACCACGTCAACATCCTCTCGGCGACCGTCAGCACGTCCCGTGACCGCCTGGCGATCAGCCGCTTCGTCTTCGAGATGGGCGACACCACCCATCTCGACCGGGTGCTGAATGCTGTTCGGCGGATCGATGCCGTGTACGACGTCTACCGGGTCAGCGGCGGCTGAGCCGCCAGCGCTTCAGTCGGCCATCGCCTCAGCCAACCAGCGCCTCAGTCGGCCAGCGCCTCAGTCGGCCAGCGCCTCAGTGAGCCGCACCATGGCACGTCTCTTGTTCGGCATGCTGCGGCACCTGTCGAGCATCGCCGTCGCCTCGGGAAGTGTCACATGCGAGGCGACCAGGATCTCTCTCAGTCGGCCGCGCTCGACATCGTCGACCCGCGGCAGTGACCGCGCGAGGTCGACCGCTGTTCGGAGCAGCGATGTCACGGGCACGCCGTAACGCGTGACGATGTCGTCTTCTGCGAGCACCACCTCGCGCACCTGCAGTCGGACGGAGCCGGGCACCCGGCGACCGACACCCGCATGCACGCAGGCCTGGTGTCGAAGCGGTGGGTAGGGCCGGAAACCGTAGGCCCACAACGCGCTCTGCCGCTCGACGATCGCCGATTCGGGAAGCAGGGGAGCTAAAGCCCGGAGCCTCAGCTCCACCGTCGACGGACAGTCGAGCGGAGCGAACCCGGCATCGACGGCAGTCAGTTCACCGTCGAGTCGTGCGGCGTGGAGTTCGGCGATGCTGAAGTCGGCGGAGGGGAAGAGGAGATCGGGGAGGAGTCGAGGCATGGATCCATCGTGCCGCCCCAGCGACGCACGAACAGGCCCGGAAGCCGCATCTGTGGAGAACCCGGCATCGCACGCTCCTGTGGGGGAGCGGGCGATGCCGGGTGTCGGGGGTTCGACGGGGAGACGCTTCCGGTGGATCAGCTCGACGCGATCACGCCGGGCGGCCTAACCCAGTGCGTCGAGCCAGACCTTCCGGGCATCCAGAGCCTCTTGCAGCTCCGTCACCTTCGCCGCGTCCCCGGCAGCCTTCGCCGCGTCGATCTCGCCCTGAAGCTTCGCGATCGCGTCGGTCAGCTGGCCGGCGAGGCCTTCGGCGCGGGCCTTCTTCTCGGGGTTGTTCTTCTGCCAGAAGTCGTCGTCCAGCTTGCGGACGGCTGCCTCGACCTTGCGGAGACGCTCGTCGACGGCCCGGACCTGGTCGCGCGGGACCTTGCCGATCTCGTCCCAGCGACGCTGGATCGAGGTGAGACGTTCCCGGGCGACAGTACGGTCGGTCTCGGTGAGGAGCGGCTCGGCCTCGGTCAGCAGGTCGAGTTTCAGCGTCAAGTTTCCCGCGAACTCCTCGTCGTCTTTCGCGACGACCTCGGTGCGGGCGGCGTAGATGAGGTCGCCCGCGGCCTTGAACTTGTCCCACAGGGTGTCGTCGACGCGCTTTCCGGCGCGGCCCGCGTTCTTCCACTCCGTCAGGAGGTCGCGATAGGCGTTGACGGCGTCGGCGCCCTTCGGGATCAGGGCCTCAGCTCGTTCGACGAGCTGCTGCTTCTTCGTGCGGGCGTCGCGGTGAGTGCTGTCGAGCTCGGCGAAGAACGCCTTGCGATGCCCCTCGACGATCGTGCGGGCGTCGCGGAACCGCTTCCACAGTTCACCGGCCTCGGTGCGGGGGAGCCGCGGCCCCTCCTGCTGGTGCTTCTGCCAGCGAGCGAACATGTCGTCGAGGCGGGCTGTGACCTGCTTCCACTGCGCCTTGGCGGGGTCTTCGGCGGCAAGGGCCTCGACCTCCTCGACGATCGCCGTGCGCACGGCGATGGCGTCGGTCAGCTGCGCCTTGGATTCCTCGTTCTGCTTCTCGGTGAGCGACGAGACGACCTCGGTGAGAGCATCCACCCGCCGCTTCAGCGAGGCGAGGTCACCGATCGCATTGGCCGTCTCGATGGCACTGGAGAGGGATGACACGGCCTTACTCACATCGGAGGCGGACGCGCCACGCTTCACCCGCTGTTCGAGCAGGGTCACCTGGCCGGCGAGGTCGGTGTACTTGCGCTCGAAATAGGCGAGCGCCTCCTCGGGTGTGCCGTCGGGAAACTGGCCGACGACACGCTCTCCGGACGGCTCGCGAAGATAGACCGTTCCGGTCTCGTCAACGCGGCCCCAGGGCTGTTGGTCACTACTCATCACGAAATTCACCCTACTGCACGGTGACGTTACTGCACGGTGACGTCGGTGATAGTGGTCGGAACGGCCGGGGTCTCCGTACCGCCCGTCACGCCTGCCGCGATGACGCCGCTCTGCAGCTGGTCGAGCCCACCGGTGATCCGGCCGAGCACGGTGTAGCCACCGGCGGTGTCCGACGGGATGGTGGAGTCGGCGTAGACGATGAAGAACTGGCTGCCGTTGCTGTAGCCGTTGTTGCCCTGCCGCGCCATGGCGAGCGTGCCGGCGGGGTAGACATTGTCGGCCGGGGCGTTCTCGACGGGACCGTAGGAGTAGCCGGGACCGCCGCTGCCGTCGCCGTTCGGGTCGCCGCACTGCAGCACGAAGATGCCGGTGGTGGTCAGCCGGTGGCAGGTGAGGCCGGTGTAGAACCCGGCCTGCACGAGGGAGATGAACGAGGAGACGGCCTGCGGGGCTGCGACACCGTCGAGGGAGAGCGCGAGCGGGATCTCGTTGATCGTCATCGTGCCGGTCCAGTCGCGGCCCTCGGCCACGGAGGTCGGCGGCACGTCACCGGTGTTCTCCGTCGAACTCGGAGAGGCCGACGGGGATGCCGTGGGCTCAGGGGTTGCCGAGGAGGACGGTGAGGGCACGGGAGCGCCGGGGCCACCGGAGAAGTAGAAGACCTGCACGACGATTGCGACGATGACCACGACGATGACGACGATCACCGAGACGAGGTTGTCGCGGCGTCGCCTCGTCACCTGCGACGCATGCACGGTCTGCCGGGCCTGGTAGTTGCGGAGCCGCTGCTTCGACTCCCGTGCTTCACGCTCAGAATTGCTCGGTGCCACGAATCCTCCGTCAACGACTGTTCTGGCGCCGAAGAAGCGACAGACCCCCCGAGAACTTTACGGTGAATCCTCCACGGAGCTCAAAAGCACCGGCAGAATCGCGGTGTCGGTGGGTCGGACTACCCTGAGGGAATGGTCTCGACACAGCAGGGGCTCCACTCGGGAGCCGTTCCTCTCGCTGTCCGCATGCGCCCGCGGAGCCTCGACGAGGTCGCCGGCCAGAAGCACCTGCTCCGGCCCGGTTCACCCCTGGTCAACCTCGCCTCAGACACGGGCGGTACGCAGGGGTCGGTGTCGATCATCCTGTGGGGCCCGCCCGGTACGGGCAAGACCACGCTGGCCCAGGCCATCGCCCACAGCTCGAACCGCAAGTTCGTGGAGCTCTCTGCCGTGACGGCGGGGGTCCGCGATGTGCGGCAGGTGATGGAGGAGGCGTTCACCAGCCGCGACCTCTACGGCGTCTCGACGGTGCTCTTCCTCGATGAGATCCACCGCTTCACGAAGGCCCAGCAGGATGCCCTGCTGCCCGGTGTCGAGAACGGCTGGGTCATCCTTGTGGCTGCGACCACCGAGAATCCGTCCTTCTCCGTGATCTCGCCGCTGCTCTCCCGTTCTCTCCTCCTCACGCTCGAGCCGCTCAGCGACGACGACCTGGGTCTGCTCGTCGACAGGGCGGTGGTGGATGCCCGGGGGCTCGCCGGGCGGGTCAGCCTGTCACCCGAGGGCAGGGCCACGATCATCCGTCTCGCGTCGGGAGACGCCCGGCGGGCACTGACGGCGCTGGAGGCGGCGGGTACCAGCGCACTGGCCGGCGTCGGCGATGCCGGCGGCGTGCCGGAGGTCACCGACGAGACCGTGGCCCAGGCTGTCGATCGCGCGCTGCTCCGCTACGACCGGAACGGTGACGAGCACTACGACGTGATCAGCGCGTTCATCAAGTCGGTACGTGGCTCCGACGTCGATGCTGCGATCCACTACCTGGCGCGGATGATCGAGGCGGGCGAGGATCCGCGGTTCATCGCGCGCCGCATCATCATCTCGGCAGCCGAAGACATCGGAATGGCCGACCCACAGGCGCTGGTCATCGCGACGGCTGCAGCCGATGCCGTGCAGTTC
Above is a genomic segment from Subtercola boreus containing:
- a CDS encoding DUF349 domain-containing protein, translating into MMSSDQQPWGRVDETGTVYLREPSGERVVGQFPDGTPEEALAYFERKYTDLAGQVTLLEQRVKRGASASDVSKAVSSLSSAIETANAIGDLASLKRRVDALTEVVSSLTEKQNEESKAQLTDAIAVRTAIVEEVEALAAEDPAKAQWKQVTARLDDMFARWQKHQQEGPRLPRTEAGELWKRFRDARTIVEGHRKAFFAELDSTHRDARTKKQQLVERAEALIPKGADAVNAYRDLLTEWKNAGRAGKRVDDTLWDKFKAAGDLIYAARTEVVAKDDEEFAGNLTLKLDLLTEAEPLLTETDRTVARERLTSIQRRWDEIGKVPRDQVRAVDERLRKVEAAVRKLDDDFWQKNNPEKKARAEGLAGQLTDAIAKLQGEIDAAKAAGDAAKVTELQEALDARKVWLDALG
- a CDS encoding peptidylprolyl isomerase, whose product is MAPSNSEREARESKQRLRNYQARQTVHASQVTRRRRDNLVSVIVVIVVVIVAIVVQVFYFSGGPGAPVPSPSSSATPEPTASPSASPSSTENTGDVPPTSVAEGRDWTGTMTINEIPLALSLDGVAAPQAVSSFISLVQAGFYTGLTCHRLTTTGIFVLQCGDPNGDGSGGPGYSYGPVENAPADNVYPAGTLAMARQGNNGYSNGSQFFIVYADSTIPSDTAGGYTVLGRITGGLDQLQSGVIAAGVTGGTETPAVPTTITDVTVQ
- a CDS encoding replication-associated recombination protein A, with the protein product MVSTQQGLHSGAVPLAVRMRPRSLDEVAGQKHLLRPGSPLVNLASDTGGTQGSVSIILWGPPGTGKTTLAQAIAHSSNRKFVELSAVTAGVRDVRQVMEEAFTSRDLYGVSTVLFLDEIHRFTKAQQDALLPGVENGWVILVAATTENPSFSVISPLLSRSLLLTLEPLSDDDLGLLVDRAVVDARGLAGRVSLSPEGRATIIRLASGDARRALTALEAAGTSALAGVGDAGGVPEVTDETVAQAVDRALLRYDRNGDEHYDVISAFIKSVRGSDVDAAIHYLARMIEAGEDPRFIARRIIISAAEDIGMADPQALVIATAAADAVQFIGMPEGRIPLAEAVVYLATAPKSNASHLAIDKAIADVRAGKIGRVPKPLRDAHYPGAKRLGHGKGYKYPHDADLGVVTQQYLPDELKSTEYYRPTEHGNERDVAARLEKIRRITRG